GAACAGCAGGGTGACGAACGCGCCGCTGAGCCATTTGCCGACCGACGAGCGTTTGCGCGCGACGTGGAGATCGCTGGCCGCTGCGCGAACTGCGGTATCGACCGACGGCGCAGCGGCGGGAGCCTGCGTCACCAGGTTGATCTTCGGCTCCGGACGTGTCGCGCTGTCGGGCACCAGCGCGGGCGCGGGCTTGTCCGGGCGCGAGGCGAGGACGATCTCGGGCGCGATATCGAGCACGTCGTGTGGATCATTATCCTTTATGGTGTCCTTGACGATTTCATCGACGATTTGCTTGCTGTTCAGCGTCGCGAGCATCGAAGCTCCTTAAACCTTGGTCGTCCGCATTCGCGCGAGCCGTTTGAAAGAGATCAGTCGGTCCTCCGCCCCAATACGCACGAGTCCAGCCGGGTTTGACCAAAGCAAGGCGGCGGGAAGGAGAGTGTGGGGCTGCCCCCTTGCCGGACGCCCGTGGAACCCCTGGCTCCCGAACACATGTCGGTGTTCCCGCCGGACTGCCATTTTTTCAGCACGATTTGGGCAGCAGATGTTCAAGGTTTGGGGGCGCAACCTGGGGCAGGCTGTGCAAAAATCCACTCTCGCAATGCTGTCGGTTGTATTGCTGTCGCTGGGCGGTTGCATGCAGGCAACGCTGGCGCCATCCAACGATGCAAGCATGACGCCGCGCGACCGGCAGTTGCTGGCGCATACGCCTTATGCGCAGGCGAACGTGCCTGAGCAGTATCTTCGCCATATCGTCGACTATCCGCGCAAGGAGCAGCCAGGTACCATTCTGGTCGATACCGACGCGCGCTATCTCTACTACGTCATGCCGGAGGGCAAGGCGATCCGCTACGGCGTGGCCGTCGGCGAGGAGGCGATGGCGTTCTCCGGTGTGGCACGGGTCGGCAAGATGGCCGAATGGCCGGACTGGATTCCGACGGCGGAGATCCAGGCGCGGCTTGGGCCCTATCCGTCACGCGTGGCCGGCGGCGCCGCCAATCCGCTCGGCGCGCGGGCGCTCTATCTTTACGCCGGCAACAAGGACACGCTGTATCGCATCCACGGAACCAACCAGCCGGAATATATCGGCCAGGCGATCTCGTCCGGTTGCATCCGGATGCGCAACGAGGACGTGATCGACCTCTACGACCGGGTGAAGCTTGGTTCGACCGTGGTGGTGCTGCCGCCGGGACGGACTGCGCAAACCGGGGCGACTGGATTCTGGCGCGGGTGATGCCCGCGTCAGCCATGCTCTTGCCTTTGCCGGCCGCAAAACCGGAAAGGCGTGGTGAACCGTCCCTCACACCGCGGGGCTGGCCGGCGCTGGAAATCTAGAACCGCAAAAGGTGAACTGCCTCACAGCGGATTTGCTGCACGTGCGCTATGCCGCGTGGGCAAGCTGCCATCGGAGGCGCCATGCGGAAATTCTTTCATCAATTGAATGGCGACGGCCGCCGCATTGCGCGCAAATGGCGGTGGGCGAGTGTCGGCTTTTACGGTTCAATTCTCGCTGGAATGATCCTGTACGCGGCGCTGCACTGGAATCCGGAGGTGAACTACGCTTCCGCCGATCCTGTGCCTCATGCAAAGGTCGCGAGCAGTTCGCGGCACTGAGCGTCAAGCGGTCGCGCTATTCGTCGGGCCGGGCAATCCGCCATTGCAGGGTCGTGGCGTTGCCATTGGTGTCGCCGGGCGCCTTGTCGGCGGGAGACGTATAGAGCGGACGATAGCGGTACGCCCACATCTTGCTGCCGTCGTTGCGGGTGATCACGGTGAAGTCGCCGACCGCATTGGCGTCGGTAGGCGCTGACAGCGGCGTCCAGCTCTGGGTACATTTGCCGTCGCAGTTCGACGTCTTGCCGCTGGTGTCACGCTCGTAATAGTACAGCGTCATACCCTTGAGATCGACGAGCTTTGGGCCTTGCTTGGTCAGGATTACGCGCGCCGGCGCGATCGCGGCGTCGGGCTTTGGCGGCGGCGGCGCATCCGAGCCGTGTCCGTTTGCGAGCGCCTGCTCGGAAAAGAACAATGCGGCTGCGGCCACCATGACGAACCTGAACATCTCCAAGGCCCCCGATCGCAAAGTTAAGCGCGCGTTAAGCGCGGAATGGAGCGACGGTATCAGCCAAAAAGTTAGTTCCAGGTTTCGCCGCGTTGCGACAAATTTGGGCACTGTTGCAATCGCCGCGAAGGAACTCTAACCCGAAGGACGTCGAAACGGGGGAGTTACGCCATGGCCTTTTCGCTCTACGACGCAACGGTTGCCAGCTATCTGCAAACCCTGGGCGCAGTCGGGGGCTTCCTCGACAAGAGCCTTGTCTATTTCAAGGAGAAGGGCATCGATCCGGCCGAGGTCGTGGAGACGCGCCTTGCGCCGGACATGTGGCCGCTGCGCGCCCAGGTGGTCTCGGTCGCGCATCATTCGCGCGGCGCGCTCGCAGCGGCAAGGGACGGGGTGTTCGTCCCGCCGAGCATCAAGCCCGATCTCGACTACGCCGCGCTTCAGGCGCTGGTGACGGAGGCGCGCAACGAGGTCTCCGCCCTTCCGCCGGACGCCGTCGATGCTCTGATCGGCCGCGATGTCAGCTTCAAGGTCGGTGACCGCACGCTGCCATTCACCGCGGAAGGTTTTCTGATGTCGTTCTCGCTGCCGAACTTCTTTTTCCATGCGACCACGACTTACGCCATCCTCCGCCACAAGGGCGCGCCGCTGGGAAAACGCGATTTCATGGGACGGCTGAAGCTCAAGACCTGAGTGCGTCACGTCGGCGACTCGCGCAGCGGCGCGCGGCTGAGATCGTTGCCGGCGGCGATCGCCTTGCGCATGAGCCGCATCAACTCATTGGCCTCTTTCTCGGTCAGGCCGCGCAGCATAATCCGCTGTGCCGCCTCGACCGCGGGCGTGATGGCGCGCAGCGTCTTGCGTCCCTCGTCGGTGATCTCGAGTTCGCGTGCGCGCCGGTCGCGGCTGCTGGCGCGACGCTCGGTGAGGCCCTTTTGCACGAGGCGATCGATCACACCGGTGATGGTCGTGCGGTCGTAGGCGATCAGTCCTGCCAACGTTACCTGGTCGAGCCCGGGATTGGCCTTGATCGTCGCGAGCGCCGCATATTGCACGGGCGTGAGATCGAAGCCTGCGTTCTCCACCTCGGCCAAGAACACCGCCACCGCAATCTGCTGAAAGCGGCGGGCCAGATGGCCGGGCATGTCGCTGTTGTCTTTCACAGGGCGCTCCTCGGGTGGTGAGGTTGACGAGTATACTGATAGTCAGTATACTGAGCAATATTGAGAGATGCCTAACGCGGCCCGCAGGGCGTTTTAAAGCACAAGGGGAGGAGCAGGTTTTATGCAGTTCCATCTCAACGGATTTTTGCCGGGCGACCCCGATATCGCCGACCCCGCAGAGCGCATTCAGGCCTCTGGTGCGACCGGCCAGGTTCCGGACGAGGTCGACGTTGTGATTGTCGGTTGCGGTCCGGCAGGCCTGACACTCGCGGCGCAGCTCGCCGCGTTTCCCGACATCAAGACCTGCATCGTCGAGCAGAAGCCCGGTAGGCTTCTCGTCGGCCAGGCCGACGGCGTTGCCTGCCGTACCATGGAGATGTTCCACGCCTACGGCTTTGCCGAGCGCGTGATGAGGGAAGCTTATTGGGTCAACGAGACGACGTTCTGGAAACCCGACGACAAGCACAGCTCAAACATCGTGCGCAGCGGCCGGGTGCAGGACGTCGAGGATGGGCTCTCCGAATTTCCGCATGTCATCCTGAACCAGGCGCGCGTGCATGACGGCTTTCTCGACGTCATGCACAAGTCGCCGGCCAGGCTCGAGCCGCATTACGCGCGGCATCTCATCGAGCTCCATGTCGACCCCGCGGCGCGCTTCGAAGATCACGCGGTGGCGGTGAGGCTGGAGCGGGTCGATCCCGGCCATCACGGCGAGATTGAAACCGTGAAGGCGCGCTATGTCGTCGGCTGCGATGGCGCGCGCTCGACCGTGCGCAAATCCATAGGCTGTGAGCTGCACGGCGATTCCGCCAACCACGCCTGGGGCGTGATGGACGTGCTCGCGGTGACCGACTTCCCCGACATCCGCTTCAAGGCACTGATCCAGTCGGCAAATGACGGCAGCATCATCGTCATCCCGCGCGAGGGCGGCTATCTCGTGCGCCTCTACGTCGAGCTGACGACGCTTGACATCGGCGAGCGTGTAGCGAACCGCAACATCACTTCCGACGATCTGATCGCGAAGGCACGTCGCATTCTCAATCCGTACATGCTCGAGGTGAAGGAGATCGCCTGGTGGTCGGTCTACGAGATCGGTCAGCGCCTGACAGAGAAGTTCGACGACGTGCCTGAGGTGGAGACCGCGACGCGGCTGCCGCGCGTCTTCATCGCTGGTGACGCCTGCCACACCCACAGTCCAAAGGCGGGGCAGGGCATGAACGTCTCGATGCAGGACGCCTTCAATCTGGGCTGGAAGCTCGCCGCGGTGCTACGCAAGCAGTGTGTGCCGTACATTTTGCACAGCTATTCGGCCGAACGCCAGGCGGTGGCAAAAGAGCTGATCGAGTTCGATCGCGAATGGGCGGCGATGCTGGCCTCGGCCAAGGGCGACGGCAAGGCCGCGGATGCGGCCAAGACCCAGGACTATTTTGTCCGCCATGGGCGCTACACCGCGGGGACGGCAACGCATTATCGGCCGGGCCTTCTCACCGGCAAGACAACGCATCAGCATCTGGCCAACGGTCTCGTGATCGGCAAGCGCTTTCATTCCGCGCCGGTCATCCGCCTTGCCGATGCAAAACACGTTCACCTCGGCCACGTCGCCAAAGCGGACGGCCGCTGGCGTATCTTTGCCTTTGCCGGTGCGGGCAACCCCACAGCTGGCGATGGCGCAATTGCCGCGCTTTGCAATTTCCTGAGCCAGGGACGGGAGTCGCCCGTGCGGCGCTATACGCCTGGGGATGCGGATATCGACTCGGTGATCGACGTACGCGCGGTATTCCAGCAGGATCATCGCGAGCTCGCCATCGGCGCGATGCCGTCACTGCTTCTGCCCGCGAAGGGGCGGTACGGACTTCGCGACTACGAAAAGATGTTCTGCCGCGATCTCAGGAGCGGTCATGACATCTTCGCGATGCGCGGCATCGATCGCAATGCGGGATGCATGGTCGTGGTGCGGCCGGACCAATATGTCGCCCTTGTGCTGCCGCTCGATGCCTACGCGGAACTGGCGGCATTCTTCGATGGCTTCATGTTGCCGGTGGACTGAGCGAGGAAATCGAAGCCCCGAATGGAGCGCAGCGCAATCGGCGGGATTAGAGCCCGCGGGAGGCTACCCGGATAGCGCTTCGCTCCATCCGGACTGCTCTTCAACGCGCTCGGCGCGATGAATGGCGGATGAATATTGAACCCGAACGCCGGCCGCGTCCATCTTTTAACTGGTTCAACGTCATGGCGCGGAACGCTCGTTCCGGTCGAACGTTCCTGCTCGGATGAGGAGGATCACGCCATGAAGCTTAGACTTGTTTTTGCTGCAGCCATGCTGCTTGCGCCGACCGCCGCGCTTGCGGCGCCCGGCATTGTCACCGCGTCCGTCGGATTGAGGGCTGGGCCGGGGCCCGGCTTTCCGATGGTCGATCGCATTCCCGGCGGCTCTCGGGTCAACATCCACGGCTGCCTGCGGGGCAATGCCTGGTGCGACGTGAGCTGGTCGGATGACCGCG
This genomic interval from Bradyrhizobium sp. CB82 contains the following:
- a CDS encoding L,D-transpeptidase produces the protein MLSVVLLSLGGCMQATLAPSNDASMTPRDRQLLAHTPYAQANVPEQYLRHIVDYPRKEQPGTILVDTDARYLYYVMPEGKAIRYGVAVGEEAMAFSGVARVGKMAEWPDWIPTAEIQARLGPYPSRVAGGAANPLGARALYLYAGNKDTLYRIHGTNQPEYIGQAISSGCIRMRNEDVIDLYDRVKLGSTVVVLPPGRTAQTGATGFWRG
- a CDS encoding DUF1993 domain-containing protein — protein: MAFSLYDATVASYLQTLGAVGGFLDKSLVYFKEKGIDPAEVVETRLAPDMWPLRAQVVSVAHHSRGALAAARDGVFVPPSIKPDLDYAALQALVTEARNEVSALPPDAVDALIGRDVSFKVGDRTLPFTAEGFLMSFSLPNFFFHATTTYAILRHKGAPLGKRDFMGRLKLKT
- a CDS encoding MarR family winged helix-turn-helix transcriptional regulator yields the protein MKDNSDMPGHLARRFQQIAVAVFLAEVENAGFDLTPVQYAALATIKANPGLDQVTLAGLIAYDRTTITGVIDRLVQKGLTERRASSRDRRARELEITDEGRKTLRAITPAVEAAQRIMLRGLTEKEANELMRLMRKAIAAGNDLSRAPLRESPT
- a CDS encoding FAD-binding monooxygenase; protein product: MQFHLNGFLPGDPDIADPAERIQASGATGQVPDEVDVVIVGCGPAGLTLAAQLAAFPDIKTCIVEQKPGRLLVGQADGVACRTMEMFHAYGFAERVMREAYWVNETTFWKPDDKHSSNIVRSGRVQDVEDGLSEFPHVILNQARVHDGFLDVMHKSPARLEPHYARHLIELHVDPAARFEDHAVAVRLERVDPGHHGEIETVKARYVVGCDGARSTVRKSIGCELHGDSANHAWGVMDVLAVTDFPDIRFKALIQSANDGSIIVIPREGGYLVRLYVELTTLDIGERVANRNITSDDLIAKARRILNPYMLEVKEIAWWSVYEIGQRLTEKFDDVPEVETATRLPRVFIAGDACHTHSPKAGQGMNVSMQDAFNLGWKLAAVLRKQCVPYILHSYSAERQAVAKELIEFDREWAAMLASAKGDGKAADAAKTQDYFVRHGRYTAGTATHYRPGLLTGKTTHQHLANGLVIGKRFHSAPVIRLADAKHVHLGHVAKADGRWRIFAFAGAGNPTAGDGAIAALCNFLSQGRESPVRRYTPGDADIDSVIDVRAVFQQDHRELAIGAMPSLLLPAKGRYGLRDYEKMFCRDLRSGHDIFAMRGIDRNAGCMVVVRPDQYVALVLPLDAYAELAAFFDGFMLPVD